In Actinoplanes sp. NBC_00393, a single genomic region encodes these proteins:
- a CDS encoding GspE/PulE family protein — MDQTFRPLLDALKQIGVDPHAVDAAAEEAQRSGRSVRAVLINDQVVTEEQLTQAAAAAFGINTLDLVGFTPDPTALKRIPLPVVLRHRVLGLAINDGELVVGVTDPADVVALDDVRAATGMTIRPVVVARSETRRIIERLQREGADLGDLADAVDDQGGMAAQTTSTEDAPIVRYVNSLIEQAVMNRASDLHLEPTEDDMRVRYRIDGVLHEVDVVPRGVMAALTSRIKIMSGVDITEKRIPQNGRITALIRDRTVDLRTATLPTVWGEKIVLRVLDTGGIDLDLAKLGFTQHNLERFSASFSKPHGMVLVTGPTGSGKSTTLYATLGKISRPEVNVITVEDPVEYRLRGINQVQVNAKAGLTFAAVLPAILRTDPDVVLIGEIRDGNTAQIAVEAALTGHLLLSTLHTNDAPGAVTRLTEMGIEPFLVGSSLDCVLAQRLARRICDWCKEAYAPTEEEIVAARWPLEDLDFPSVLYRPVGCRNCANTGYKGRIAIHEVMPVSPEIESLTIRRAAAGEIREVALAQGMYELRADGLAKAAGGLTSIREVSRVAV, encoded by the coding sequence ATGGATCAGACCTTCCGCCCGCTGCTTGATGCCCTGAAGCAGATCGGCGTCGACCCGCATGCCGTCGACGCGGCTGCCGAGGAGGCGCAACGCAGCGGCCGGTCGGTCCGGGCCGTCCTGATCAACGACCAGGTGGTCACCGAGGAGCAGCTGACCCAGGCGGCGGCCGCGGCGTTCGGGATCAACACCCTCGACCTGGTCGGCTTCACCCCGGACCCGACCGCGCTCAAGCGGATCCCGCTGCCGGTGGTGCTCCGGCACCGGGTGCTCGGCCTGGCGATCAACGACGGCGAGCTCGTGGTCGGCGTGACCGATCCGGCCGACGTGGTAGCGCTCGACGACGTACGCGCGGCGACCGGCATGACCATCCGCCCGGTGGTGGTGGCCCGCAGCGAGACCCGCCGGATCATCGAACGCCTCCAGCGCGAGGGCGCCGACCTCGGCGACCTGGCCGACGCGGTCGACGACCAGGGCGGCATGGCCGCGCAGACCACCAGCACCGAGGACGCCCCGATCGTCCGGTACGTGAACAGCCTGATCGAGCAGGCGGTCATGAACCGCGCCTCCGACCTGCACCTGGAGCCGACCGAGGACGACATGCGGGTCCGGTACCGGATCGACGGCGTGCTGCACGAGGTGGACGTGGTGCCCCGGGGCGTGATGGCGGCGCTCACCTCGCGCATCAAGATCATGTCCGGGGTCGACATCACCGAGAAGCGGATCCCGCAGAACGGCCGGATCACCGCGCTGATCCGCGACCGTACGGTCGACCTGCGTACCGCCACGCTCCCGACGGTCTGGGGCGAGAAGATCGTGCTCCGTGTCCTCGACACCGGCGGCATCGACCTGGACTTGGCCAAACTCGGCTTCACCCAGCACAACCTCGAACGCTTCAGCGCCTCGTTCAGCAAGCCGCACGGGATGGTGCTGGTCACCGGCCCGACCGGGTCCGGCAAGTCGACCACCCTGTACGCCACGCTCGGCAAGATCAGCCGGCCGGAGGTCAACGTGATCACGGTCGAGGACCCGGTCGAGTACCGCCTGCGGGGCATCAACCAGGTGCAGGTCAACGCCAAGGCGGGGCTGACCTTCGCAGCGGTTCTGCCGGCGATTCTGCGTACCGACCCGGACGTGGTGCTGATCGGTGAGATCCGGGACGGCAACACCGCGCAGATCGCGGTCGAGGCCGCGCTCACCGGTCACCTGCTGCTCTCCACGCTGCACACCAACGACGCGCCGGGCGCGGTCACCCGTCTCACCGAGATGGGCATCGAGCCGTTCCTGGTCGGGTCGTCGCTGGACTGCGTGCTGGCCCAGCGACTGGCCCGCCGGATCTGCGACTGGTGCAAGGAGGCGTACGCGCCAACCGAGGAGGAGATCGTCGCCGCCCGATGGCCGCTCGAGGACCTCGACTTCCCGTCCGTGCTCTACCGCCCGGTCGGCTGCCGGAACTGCGCCAACACCGGGTACAAGGGCCGGATCGCGATCCACGAGGTGATGCCGGTGTCCCCCGAGATCGAGTCGCTGACCATCCGCCGGGCGGCGGCCGGCGAGATCCGCGAGGTCGCCCTGGCCCAGGGAATGTACGAGCTGCGCGCCGACGGCCTGGCCAAGGCGGCCGGCGGGCTGACCTCGATCCGCGAGGTGTCCCGAGTCGCCGTTTAG
- a CDS encoding GlxA family transcriptional regulator: MRKNQAMTPHRIVLLALDGVVPFDLGVPPQVFGAARDSHRNRFYDVWVCGPGPIHTEAGFTVVPDHGLDALEDADTVIVPGIHRGGPVTDGTLRPDVTTALLAAAARGARIVSICTGASVLAAAGLLDGRPAATHWAWARRIGGLYPQVKWDFDVLFVDDGDVLTSAGVGAGVDLCLHIIRTDHGADVANRAARRCVVPPWRDGGQAQYIERPVPAAAGSGTEATRTWVLGRLADPVTLEEMAGHARMSVRTFTRRFRDETGLSPRQWLLRQRVEHARILLESTDLAVESVARRAGLGSATALRQHLHATIGVAPSAYRRTFRHAG, translated from the coding sequence GGGCGTGCCGCCGCAGGTGTTCGGGGCGGCCCGGGACAGTCACCGGAATCGCTTCTACGACGTGTGGGTCTGTGGCCCCGGCCCGATCCATACCGAAGCCGGCTTCACCGTGGTTCCGGATCACGGCCTCGACGCTCTGGAGGACGCGGACACCGTGATCGTGCCTGGCATCCACCGGGGCGGTCCGGTCACCGATGGCACACTGCGTCCCGATGTCACGACCGCCCTGCTGGCCGCGGCCGCACGCGGTGCCCGCATCGTGTCGATCTGCACCGGCGCATCGGTGCTGGCCGCGGCCGGCCTGCTGGACGGCCGTCCGGCCGCCACGCACTGGGCCTGGGCGCGCCGGATCGGCGGACTGTATCCGCAGGTGAAGTGGGACTTCGACGTGCTCTTCGTGGACGACGGCGACGTGCTCACCTCGGCCGGCGTCGGCGCCGGGGTGGACCTGTGCCTGCACATCATCCGGACCGATCACGGCGCCGACGTGGCGAACCGGGCGGCCCGGCGCTGCGTGGTGCCGCCCTGGCGGGACGGCGGGCAGGCGCAGTACATCGAGCGGCCGGTGCCGGCCGCTGCCGGCAGCGGCACCGAGGCCACCCGGACCTGGGTGCTGGGACGGCTGGCCGACCCGGTCACCCTGGAGGAGATGGCCGGGCACGCCCGGATGAGCGTACGGACGTTCACCCGCCGGTTCCGCGACGAGACCGGCCTGAGCCCGCGGCAGTGGCTGCTCCGGCAGCGCGTCGAGCACGCCCGGATCCTGCTGGAGTCGACCGATCTGGCCGTCGAGTCGGTGGCCCGGCGCGCGGGGCTGGGCAGCGCCACCGCCCTGCGCCAGCACCTGCACGCCACGATCGGGGTGGCGCCCTCGGCGTACCGGCGGACCTTCCGGCACGCGGGCTGA